In a single window of the Pseudodesulfovibrio profundus genome:
- a CDS encoding PP2C family protein-serine/threonine phosphatase, which produces MVQLPVWELGLIILLPMAGVYLLRPFAIARYVECAPPIQQSFRQFRVELALYFAAGIIMAFLLLFMHSFPLLESGFKLVLGIFTVGLFAALDIALARERQVIRMALSGSGPFEPPSRFSPLTRRFSLVATLILLLITGIMLLVIIRDVHWLAEQDLTIASVDELGRSVLLEIIFVMGFLLLMIINLIFSYARNLRILFDNETSVLESVTDGDLSRQVPVTTSDEMGVIAGHTNTMIRSLRDSQRMREGLRIAHEVQQHFLPKHPLPIEGVDIAGTASFSDETGGDFYDYIECERPDCQLMTVAVGDVSGHGIGAALLMAEGRALIRQSTSSPGSPAQNVGTANMHLARDVEGTGRFMTLFYIVLDPVTKHMTWVNAGHQPPLLYDRSTDTFTELKGNDIPLGVIDDWLFHENYHSLPSSDQVILVGTDGIWEAISPDGEMFGPARIKQVIREHADQPAERIVQALEDRVHHFAGRRSQRDDVTLVVIKGK; this is translated from the coding sequence ATGGTACAGCTCCCGGTCTGGGAGCTCGGGCTCATCATTCTCCTTCCCATGGCAGGGGTCTATCTGCTGCGTCCTTTTGCCATAGCCCGATATGTTGAATGCGCACCACCGATACAACAATCTTTCCGGCAATTCCGAGTCGAACTGGCCTTGTACTTTGCAGCAGGAATCATCATGGCTTTTCTCCTGCTGTTCATGCACAGTTTCCCGCTGCTCGAAAGTGGTTTCAAGCTCGTCCTGGGCATATTCACTGTGGGACTGTTCGCTGCTCTCGACATTGCCCTTGCCCGCGAACGGCAAGTCATTCGCATGGCTCTTTCCGGCAGCGGACCTTTCGAGCCACCCAGCCGCTTCAGCCCCTTGACGCGCCGCTTCTCGCTGGTCGCAACACTGATCCTGCTTCTGATTACCGGCATCATGCTACTGGTGATTATCCGCGATGTTCACTGGCTCGCCGAGCAGGATCTGACCATAGCGTCCGTTGACGAACTTGGACGGTCCGTGCTGCTTGAAATCATCTTTGTGATGGGCTTCCTGCTCCTCATGATCATCAACCTGATCTTCTCGTATGCACGCAATCTCCGTATCCTTTTCGACAACGAGACCAGTGTGCTGGAAAGCGTGACTGACGGCGACCTCTCCCGTCAGGTGCCGGTGACCACCAGTGACGAAATGGGCGTTATCGCCGGGCATACCAACACGATGATCCGCTCCCTTCGTGACAGCCAGCGCATGCGCGAGGGGCTACGCATTGCCCATGAGGTGCAGCAGCATTTTCTTCCCAAGCACCCCCTGCCCATAGAAGGCGTCGACATTGCAGGCACAGCCTCTTTTTCCGATGAGACCGGTGGTGATTTTTACGATTATATCGAGTGCGAGCGTCCGGACTGCCAATTGATGACCGTTGCGGTGGGCGATGTTTCCGGCCACGGCATAGGCGCTGCCCTGCTCATGGCCGAAGGGCGCGCACTGATCCGACAATCCACCAGTTCACCCGGATCGCCTGCGCAAAACGTGGGGACCGCCAACATGCACCTTGCCCGGGACGTTGAGGGGACTGGCCGTTTCATGACCCTGTTTTACATTGTCCTTGATCCTGTGACCAAGCACATGACCTGGGTTAATGCCGGCCATCAGCCGCCACTTCTCTACGACCGTTCAACCGACACGTTCACAGAGCTCAAGGGGAACGACATCCCGCTCGGCGTCATCGACGACTGGCTGTTTCACGAAAACTACCATTCGCTTCCTTCATCTGATCAGGTCATACTCGTTGGCACGGATGGGATATGGGAGGCAATCAGTCCGGATGGCGAGATGTTCGGACCTGCTCGAATCAAGCAGGTTATCCGTGAACACGCCGACCAACCCGCCGAGCGCATAGTGCAGGCTCTTGAAGACAGAGTTCACCACTTCGCAGGCAGGCGCTCCCAGCGCGACGATGTGACGCTCGTTGTCATCAAGGGCAAGTAG
- the glmU gene encoding bifunctional UDP-N-acetylglucosamine diphosphorylase/glucosamine-1-phosphate N-acetyltransferase GlmU, which yields MTDTSIAAVVLAAGKGTRMHSAKPKVLQTLLNEPMLHYVYSALDPIMQDNVLTVIGHAADMVREAFPEKCDSFVVQEEQLGTGHALQVAWDAVKKTGAPYCMVINGDTPLVTTEALQRLAEVAGRCDLAFMTITPPEPGSFGRIVRDNKRAINAVVEAKDYDESVHGPVSGEVNAGIYLLKVETMEALLDELRNENASGEYYITDLVSLAVEKGLSVHGVLCGDDVSLMGINSPRELVAAENTLRHKIVEALIDKGVLVHNPGTVIIGPQVTVEPGVEIFGHCEIYGESVVKAGARLGSYNYITDSVFESGCEVKQFCHIEKAVVGSGATVGPYARLRPGAELKRDARVGNFVEMKKAVLGEGAKASHLTYLGDTDVGAGANIGAGTITCNYDGKNKFKTVIGSGAFIGSNSALVAPVSIGKDALVGAGSTITKDVPDEGAGIARGKQINLNKRLKKSD from the coding sequence ATGACCGACACTTCCATCGCCGCGGTTGTCCTTGCCGCTGGCAAGGGTACTCGAATGCATTCGGCCAAACCGAAAGTATTGCAGACGCTTTTGAACGAGCCCATGCTCCATTATGTATATAGCGCCCTTGATCCCATCATGCAGGACAACGTGCTGACCGTGATCGGTCACGCTGCGGATATGGTCAGAGAGGCCTTCCCGGAGAAGTGCGACTCGTTTGTGGTGCAGGAAGAGCAGCTTGGGACCGGGCATGCCTTGCAGGTCGCATGGGATGCCGTCAAGAAAACCGGAGCGCCATATTGCATGGTTATCAACGGAGATACGCCGCTGGTGACCACGGAAGCGCTCCAGCGCCTTGCCGAAGTTGCCGGTCGCTGTGATCTGGCGTTCATGACGATTACACCGCCTGAGCCTGGCTCTTTTGGGCGGATAGTGCGTGACAACAAACGCGCCATCAATGCCGTTGTTGAAGCCAAGGATTATGATGAGAGCGTCCATGGTCCGGTTTCGGGCGAAGTGAACGCCGGAATCTATCTGCTCAAGGTCGAAACCATGGAAGCGCTTCTGGATGAACTGAGGAATGAGAACGCCAGCGGTGAATACTACATCACGGACTTGGTCTCACTGGCCGTTGAAAAAGGACTGAGCGTACACGGAGTTCTGTGCGGCGATGACGTCAGCCTGATGGGTATCAACAGTCCGCGTGAACTGGTTGCAGCAGAGAATACCTTGCGCCACAAGATCGTGGAAGCATTGATAGACAAGGGCGTGCTGGTGCATAACCCCGGTACCGTTATCATCGGGCCGCAGGTGACAGTTGAGCCGGGGGTAGAGATCTTCGGTCATTGCGAAATTTACGGCGAATCAGTGGTCAAGGCCGGAGCGCGGCTTGGATCATACAACTACATCACTGATTCCGTTTTTGAGTCCGGTTGCGAAGTCAAACAGTTTTGTCACATTGAGAAGGCCGTGGTTGGATCGGGAGCCACGGTTGGCCCCTATGCGCGCTTGCGCCCGGGAGCTGAACTCAAGCGTGACGCACGGGTAGGCAACTTTGTTGAGATGAAGAAGGCAGTGCTGGGCGAAGGCGCCAAAGCAAGTCATCTGACCTATCTCGGAGACACGGACGTCGGGGCTGGAGCAAATATCGGCGCCGGTACCATCACCTGCAACTATGACGGGAAGAACAAGTTCAAGACCGTCATCGGTTCCGGGGCTTTTATTGGTTCCAATTCAGCATTGGTAGCACCTGTTTCCATCGGCAAGGATGCTCTTGTCGGAGCCGGGTCCACCATCACCAAGGATGTGCCTGACGAAGGGGCTGGAATTGCACGCGGCAAGCAGATTAATTTGAATAAACGGTTGAAAAAATCCGATTGA
- the zapB gene encoding cell division protein ZapB, which translates to MEIVDRLEEKFNGLLHKINELKEENQRLKEQVESEKQTRRDIESRIDTLLDKVQSELE; encoded by the coding sequence ATGGAAATTGTTGACCGACTCGAAGAAAAATTCAACGGGTTGTTACATAAAATCAATGAGTTGAAGGAAGAAAACCAGCGCTTGAAGGAGCAGGTCGAATCCGAAAAACAGACTCGACGCGATATTGAATCTCGCATCGATACTCTTTTGGATAAGGTCCAAAGTGAACTGGAATAA
- a CDS encoding PqqD family protein: MGLFKKKVHPVISRSQALDMVPVRNTEVKETTMDGGLLRLSYPLAVKPWFGRLAEKVGMWDKRPMIKQVELDEMGTFVWERIDGEHSVRNIAEAFVEKYGVQLREAELSVTAFIKTIGQRGIIGLR, translated from the coding sequence ATGGGATTGTTTAAGAAAAAAGTTCATCCTGTCATCAGCCGTTCACAGGCCCTTGATATGGTCCCGGTGCGTAATACCGAGGTCAAAGAAACGACCATGGACGGCGGACTGCTTCGACTTTCCTATCCGTTGGCAGTGAAGCCGTGGTTTGGTCGTCTGGCCGAAAAGGTCGGCATGTGGGACAAGCGACCCATGATCAAGCAGGTGGAACTGGATGAGATGGGCACATTTGTGTGGGAACGTATTGACGGTGAGCATTCCGTTCGAAATATTGCTGAAGCGTTTGTCGAAAAGTATGGGGTGCAGCTTCGCGAGGCCGAGTTGAGCGTCACCGCATTCATCAAAACTATCGGTCAACGCGGGATTATCGGCTTGAGATAG
- a CDS encoding cell division protein ZapA — MPRYTLNLFGLDISFKTDAKSERIEAAQEYLETKYGELTSGAGDLSKEKALTFLLLSLADDYLVCKSQLAQLEERIGEILEKAE; from the coding sequence ATGCCACGATATACGCTGAACCTGTTCGGATTAGACATCTCCTTTAAGACAGATGCGAAAAGTGAACGCATTGAAGCTGCCCAAGAGTACTTGGAAACAAAGTACGGTGAATTGACTTCCGGGGCTGGTGATCTAAGTAAGGAAAAGGCGCTAACTTTTCTTCTGCTTAGTTTGGCCGACGATTACCTCGTTTGCAAGTCACAGCTTGCGCAGCTGGAAGAGAGGATCGGAGAGATTTTGGAAAAGGCCGAATAA